From the Macaca thibetana thibetana isolate TM-01 chromosome 12, ASM2454274v1, whole genome shotgun sequence genome, one window contains:
- the RPL37A gene encoding 60S ribosomal protein L37a has translation MAKRTKKVGIVGKYGTRYGASLRKMVKKIEISQHAKYTCSFCGKTKMKRRAVGIWHCGSCMKTVAGGAWTYNTTSAVTVKSAIRRLKELKDQ, from the exons ATG GCCAAACGTACCAAGAAAGTCGGGATCGTCGGTAAATACGGGACGCGCTATGGGGCCTCCCTCCGGAAAATGgtgaagaaaattgaaatcagCCAGCACGCCAAGTACACTTGCTCTTTCTGTGGCAAA ACCAAGATGAAGAGACGAGCTGTGGGGATCTGGCACTGTGGTTCCTGCATGAAGACAGTGGCCGGCGGTGCCTGGACATACAA TACCACTTCCGCTGTCACGGTAAAGTCCGCCATCAGAAGACTGAAGGAGTTGAAAGACCAGTAG